A single region of the Nicotiana sylvestris chromosome 6, ASM39365v2, whole genome shotgun sequence genome encodes:
- the LOC104217465 gene encoding homeobox-leucine zipper protein HDG2-like, whose amino-acid sequence MPSRISRRANKMSSLVVNDGTDIGFSSSGLPLGQSSSMMDSQLHSLDMLSNTSESEMPRLSSEDFGSKSGNEGNSGGDEQDVNNKSLKRKRYHRHTQHQIQELEAYFKECPHPDDKQRKELSRELGLEPLQIKFWFQNKRTQMKTKNERSENSQLRAENEKLRAENLRFREALGNVSCPNCGGQQPPIGEMSYDEHHLRLENTRLREEIERISNIASKYVGKPFSNHNNGYSPSLDLRVPAFSPPQSVNGDAYGDGEDIIISSIIGPTDAEKPFIIELAVAAMEEFVQMAHMQEPLWFPSIENGTSLLNEEEYFRIFPRGIGPKPDGFKTEASRETAVVIMNHVNLVEILMDVNHWSSMFSGVVSRASTIDVLSTGVAGNFNGALQVILAEIQVPSPQVPTRECYFARYCKHRVDGTWAVVDVSLDHLRAIPSARCRRRPSGCLIQEMPNGYSKVTWVEHIEVDDSAVHDIYKPLVSSGLAFGAKRWIATLDRQCERLASAMATNFPTNDLSNMVLTNQDSRKSMLKLAERMVNSFCSGVSATAGNQWTTLSGSGTDDNVRVMTRKSVDDPGRPPGIVLSAATSFWLPISPKRVFDFLRDENTRSEWDILSNGGIVQEMAHIANGRETGNCVSLLRVNSSNSSQSNMLILQESSTDPTNSYVIYAPVDIAAMNIVLGGGDPDFVALLPSGFAILPDGPPGNSRVGCGGSLLTVAFQILVDSIPTAKLSLGSVATVNNLIACTVDRIKAALLSESTPS is encoded by the exons ATGCCGTCAAGAATTTCTCGTCGGGCTAACAAGATGTCGTCGTTGGTCGTAAATGATGGAACTGATATTGGATTTTCTTCTTCTGGGCTTCCACTTGGACAG TCTAGTAGCATGATGGACAGTCAGCTTCATTCGCTGGACATGTTATCAAACACATCAGAAAGTGAAATGCCAAGACTGAGTAGTGAAGATTTTGGAAGCAAATCTGGTAATGAAGGCAATTCTGGTGGTGATGAACAAGATGTCAATAATAAGAGCCTCAAGCGAAAGCGTTATCACCGCCAtactcagcatcagatccaagaaTTGGAAGC ATACTTTAAGGAATGTCCTCACCCAGATGACAAGCAAAGGAAAGAGCTAAGTCGAGAATTAGGGTTAGAGCCTTTGCAAATCAAATTTTGGTTCCAAAATAAGCGTACTCAGATGAAG ACTAAAAATGAGCGCAGTGAGAACTCACAGCTTCGAGCAGAAAATGAAAAGCTTAGGGCAGAAAATCTGCGGTTCAGAGAAGCTCTGGGCAATGTCTCATGTCCTAATTGTGGTGGACAACAACCCCCTATTGGCGAAATGTCATATGATGAACATCATTTAAGGTTGGAAAACACTCGACTCAGAGAAGAG ATTGAGCGCATTTCCAATATAGCATCAAAATATGTGGGGAAGCCATTTTCAAACCACAACAATGGTTACTCTCCTTCACTTGATCTCCGAGTTCCTGCATTTTCACCCCCACAAAGTGTCAATGGAGACGCGTATGGAGATGGCGAAGATATTATAATAAGTTCAATAATTGGACCGACTGACGCTGAGAAGCCATTTATCATAGAACTTGCAGTTGCAGCCATGGAAGAGTTTGTTCAAATGGCACATATGCAAGAACCACTTTGGTTCCCTAGCATTGAAAATGGAACAAGCTTGTTAAATGAAGAAGAGTATTTTAGGATTTTTCCAAGAGGAATTGGACCTAAGCCTGATGGATTTAAGACTGAAGCTTCAAGGGAAACTGCTGTTGTTATAATGAACCATGTTAACCTTGTGGAAATTCTCATGGATGTG AATCATTGGTCAAGTATGTTTTCTGGTGTTGTCTCGAGAGCTTCAACTATTGATGTACTATCAACAGGAGTAGCAGGAAATTTTAATGGAGCATTGCAAGTG ATATTAGCAGAAATTCAAGTACCCTCTCCTCAAGTTCCAACCCGAGAATGCTACTTTGCGAGGTATTGCAAGCACAGAGTTGATGGTACATGGGCTGTTGTCGACGTTTCATTGGACCATTTACGCGCTATCCCATCTGCTAGGTGCAGGAGAAGGCCCTCAGGTTGCCTGATTCAAGAGATGCCAAATGGGTACTCAAAG gttacatgggttgAACATATTGAAGTTGACGATAGTGCAGTCCACGATATTTACAAGCCATTAGTGAGTTCTGGCCTTGCATTTGGGGCAAAGCGATGGATTGCAACTCTAGATAGGCAATGTGAACGTCTCGCAAGTGCTATGGCCACAAATTTTCCAACCAATGACCTTAGTAACATGG TGTTGACAAATCAAGATAGCAGAAAGAGTATGTTGAAGTTAGCAGAGAGAATGGTGAATAGCTTTTGTTCTGGTGTGAGTGCCACAGCTGGTAATCAATGGACGACGCTTTCTGGAAGTGGCACCGATGATAATGTTCGAGTAATGACTAGGAAAAGTGTAGATGATCCTGGGAGACCACCTGGTATTGTCTTAAGTGCTGCAACTTCATTTTGGCTGCCGATTTCTCCTAAAAGAGTGTTCGACTTCCTCCGCGATGAAAACACTAGGAGCGAG TGGGACATTCTCTCAAATGGGGGTATAGTTCAAGAAATGGCTCATATTGCTAATGGCAGGGAAACAGGCAATTGTGTCTCGTTATTGAGAGTAAAT AGTTCAAACTCAAGCCAAAGCAATATGCTAATATTGCAAGAAAGCAGCACTGATCCAACAAACTCCTATGTTATCTATGCACCTGTTGATATTGCTGCAATGAATATAGTATTAGGTGGTGGAGATCCAGATTTTGTTGCCCTTTTACCCTCCGGATTCGCGATACTACCCGATGGCCCTCCAGGAAATAGTAGAGTTGGTTGTGGTGGATCTCTACTAACTGTTGCATTTCAGATTTTGGTTGATTCAATTCCTACTGCAAAGCTTTCACTAGGATCAGTTGCTACTGTGAACAATCTCATTGCTTGCACTGTGGATAGGATCAAAGCTGCTCTTTTATCCGAGAGTACACCTTCTTAA
- the LOC138870345 gene encoding uncharacterized protein produces MKSVPLVEALEQIPGYAKFMKDLITKKRLMNCETIKMTHQVSAIVNSMAPKLEDPGVFTTPCTIGSTDFAKALCDLGASINLMPYSVVKTLEIGQPRPISMRMQMVDRTMKRPLGIIDDVLVRVDKFILLVDFVILDCEVDYEVPIILGRPFLAMGKALIDVEVSELTFRVGEEKLVFHVCK; encoded by the coding sequence atgaagagtgtGCCATTGGTTGAGGCATTGGAACAAATACCGggatatgcaaaattcatgaaggatTTGATAACCAAGAAAAGATTAatgaattgtgagaccatcaagatgactcatcaagtgagtgctattGTGAACTCAATGGCTCCAAAGTTGGAAGATCCGGGCGTTTTCACAACCCCTTGCACTATTGGGAGCACCGATTTTGCGAAAGCATTATGTGATCtcggggcaagtatcaacttgatgccctattcgGTTGTTAAAACTTTAgaaattgggcaaccaagacccatATCCATGAGGATGCAAATGGTTGATCGAACAATGAAGAGgcctttgggtattattgatgatgtattGGTTCGAGTTGACAAGTTCATCCTCCTAGTAGACTTTGTGATccttgattgtgaagtggactacgaggtgcctatcattttgggtagacctttccttgctatggGGAAGGCTCTTATTGATGTGGAAGTCAGTGAGCTCACTTTTCGGGTGGGTGAAGAAAAactggtctttcatgtgtgcaaataa